From a region of the Syntrophorhabdales bacterium genome:
- a CDS encoding anaerobic sulfatase maturase: MSKASRDFQVFAKPIGAACNLNCQYCYYLNKQEAYGKGEVFRMPDDILETYIVQHIEACPGTRVGFSWHGGEPTLLGIEYFRKIVALQRKHKSPDLLVFNGIQTNGTLLDEDWCRFLATEHFGVGLSLDGPKEMHDRYRLSRTGEPSHERAVRGFSLLTQHGVPCDVLCVVHAQNVAHPIEVYRFFKDIGARYIGFLPLVERETGTATSVSSRSVPAEALGTFLCSIFDEWISEDVGRMHVQLFDEAAAEALGQEHSLCIFRKECGDLPVIEHNGDFFSCDHFVDQEHRLGNIRETHLVELLESQAQRAFGQSKSRELPRWCRTCEVLAMCNGGCPKDRFLKAPDGENGLNYLCAGYKQFFKHCRPFLDQLAALARTQDAGKESRPVSVRGTPTEGRVKAGRNDPCPCGSGLKYKKCCGR; encoded by the coding sequence GTGAGCAAAGCGTCGAGGGATTTTCAGGTCTTTGCCAAGCCGATCGGTGCAGCCTGCAACCTGAACTGTCAGTATTGCTACTACCTGAACAAACAGGAAGCGTATGGAAAAGGCGAAGTCTTTCGTATGCCCGACGATATCCTTGAAACCTATATCGTGCAGCACATTGAAGCCTGTCCCGGCACACGGGTCGGCTTCTCATGGCACGGAGGGGAACCCACGCTCCTCGGGATCGAGTACTTCCGCAAGATCGTAGCGTTGCAGCGCAAGCACAAATCTCCTGATCTGTTGGTTTTTAATGGGATTCAGACAAACGGCACTCTTCTGGACGAGGACTGGTGCCGCTTTCTCGCTACGGAACATTTCGGCGTGGGCCTCAGTTTGGACGGGCCGAAGGAGATGCATGACCGGTACCGCCTCAGCAGAACCGGTGAGCCGAGCCACGAGCGAGCGGTGCGCGGATTTTCACTTCTGACACAGCACGGAGTTCCTTGCGATGTACTGTGTGTGGTGCATGCGCAGAACGTAGCCCACCCGATTGAGGTTTACCGTTTTTTCAAAGATATCGGAGCCAGGTACATCGGATTTCTCCCGCTGGTCGAGCGCGAGACCGGCACTGCAACAAGTGTGAGTTCCCGCAGCGTTCCTGCCGAAGCCTTAGGGACTTTTCTCTGCAGTATCTTTGACGAGTGGATCAGTGAGGATGTCGGGCGCATGCATGTGCAGCTATTTGATGAGGCAGCCGCCGAAGCCTTAGGGCAGGAACACAGCTTGTGTATCTTTCGGAAGGAGTGCGGTGATCTCCCGGTCATCGAACACAACGGCGATTTTTTTTCATGCGATCACTTTGTGGATCAAGAACACCGCCTGGGAAATATCCGTGAGACGCACTTGGTTGAGCTTCTCGAAAGTCAAGCCCAACGGGCATTTGGGCAGAGTAAGTCGCGCGAGTTGCCGCGCTGGTGCCGGACGTGCGAGGTTCTTGCGATGTGCAATGGCGGGTGCCCGAAGGATCGGTTTCTTAAGGCCCCGGACGGTGAGAATGGTCTGAATTACCTCTGTGCGGGCTACAAACAATTCTTTAAGCACTGCCGGCCTTTCCTTGACCAGCTTGCCGCTCTGGCACGTACGCAGGACGCTGGGAAAGAATCACGGCCAGTATCGGTACGGGGCACACCAACTGAGGGCAGAGTGAAAGCAGGACGCAATGACCCATGCCCATGCGGAAGCGGACTGAAATACAAGAAATGCTGCGGCAGGTAA